From Brevundimonas vesicularis:
CCGGGACTTGCTCACGCCTGTCGCGCATGGCGAGTATGGGGGCGCCGCGGCGGCCCCGAAGGGCCATGTTCTTGGCAAGGCGGCCCGCGATGCGGCAGTTGAACGCAGGGTCGCGGCGGGAGGCTCGGCGCACAAGGCAGCGCCCGACGTGCGCCGCACGCCCAACCTCTCCGATGAGAAGCGGGTCGCCGCGCAGCGTCTCGCATCCGAGCTGCTCGAACGGCTCGGCCCGCTGATCGATCTTGGCCTTGGCTACATCTCGCTCGACCGAAGCACGCCGACGCTTTCCTCCGGCGAGCTGCAACGCCTGCGCCTTGCCACTCAATTGTCCTCGCAGCTTTTCGGCGTGGTCTATGTGCTGGACGAGCCCTCGGCGGGGCTGCACCCGGCAGACGGCGAAGCTTTGCTCACCATCCTTGAGCGGCTGAAAGCGGCGGGCAACTCGCTGTTCGTCGTCGAGCATGATCTTGACGTGATCCGCCATGCCGAATGGCTGGTCGATGTAGGGCCAGGAGCAGGCGAAAAGGGCGGTGAAGTGCTCTACAGCGGGCCGATCGCGGGACTGGCCGACGTCGAGGCGTCGATCACGCGCCGCTATCTGTTCGCAGAGCCCGTCGCCCATGACCGGACCCCGCGCGAAGCAAAGGCTTGGCTCCGTCTAGAGGGGGTGACGCGCAACAACCTGCGCGGCCTCGACGTCGAGCTTCCGATCGGTTGCTTCACCGCTGTCACCGGGGTTTCGGGATCGGGCAAGTCCAGTCTGGTCAGCCAGGCGCTGCCGGAGCTTGTCGCGGAACAGCTCGGCGGCTCGCCGGCTGCCGAGGAAGAGGATGCCGATCCGCTGCTTGATGTTGCGCAGGAAGAGACCGAAGGCCGCATCGTTGCGGGCATGGAGCATGTGCGCAGACTGGTGCGGGTCGATCAGAAGCCGATCGGCCGCACCCCACGCTCGAACCTCTCCACCTACAGCGGCCTGTTCGATCATGTGCGCAAGATCTTTGCCGGCACTCCGTTGGCCAAGAAGCGCCGTTACAGCCCCGGCCGCTTCTCGTTCAACGTCGCCGAAGGCCGCTGCCCGGTATGTGAGGGCGAGGGGTTCGTGATGGTGGAGCTGCTGTTCCTGCCAAGCGTCTATGCGCCGTGCTCGACCTGCCACGGCAGCCGCTACAACCCGCAAACGCTCGAAGTCGAATGGAACGGCCGCAACATCGCCCAGGTGCTGGAGCTGACGGTGGACGAGGCGTGCGACTTCTTCGCGAGTGAGGCGTCCGTCATGCGCTCGCTGGATGTGCTGCGGGAGATCGGCCTTGGATATCTGAGGCTCGGGCAGCCGGCGACGGAACTGTCGGGCGGCGAGGCGCAGCGCATCAAGCTTGCGACCGAGCTGCAACGCGCCCAGCGCGGCAACACCATCTACATCCTCGACGAGCCTACTTCGGGGCTTCACCCGTCCGACGCGGACCGGCTGATGCGGCACCTGCAGGGCCTTGTCGACGTGGGCAATACGGTTGTTGTCGTCGAGCATGACATGCGCGCCATCGCACAGGTGGATTGGGTCATCGATCTCGGACCGGGAGCCGGGGAGGAAGGTGGCCTAATCATCGCCAGCGGCGTCCCTAGCGACGTTGCAGAGGCGGAAGGCAGTCTGACCGCGCCCTATCTCAAGGCGGCGCTTTAGCCGCCTCTTGGGTGTGTGCCATAACGATGGGCCGGGTCCGGCCATAGGAGACGAGCTTGCCTTCCACTGTCGCTCAGGATGTTACCGCACGTTCCCAGGCCGTCGATGCCCGGCTCACTCGTGCAGCCATCTTCCTCGTGGTGTCGATGGGCGCGGGTGCAAAGCCCGAGATGGCGGTGCGAAATCTCTGCGCAATCCTTTCCTCGCTGGTGCGTGGCGTCGGCTTTAGGGCAGCGGATGGAGGGCTTTCCTGCATCATGGGGATCGGCTCCGATGCCTGGGACCGACTGTTCGGGGCACCGCGGCCGAAGGAGCTGCATCCGTTCCGGGAAATTCATGGCGTCCATCATGCGCCTTCGACACCCGGCGACCTGCTGTTCCACATTCGCGCCGCACGGCAGGACCTGTGCTTCGAGATGGCCGCGCAGATCGTGAAGCGCCTCGCCGGCGTCGCCTCGGTCACGGACGAGGTGCATGGCTTCCGCTACTTCGATGATCGCGACTTACTGGGCTTCGTCGATGGGACGGAAAACCCCGTCGAGCAGGGGGCGAGAGATGCCACGGTGATCGGGGCGGCGGACGATCCGGTCTTCGCTGGCGGCAGCTATGTGATCGTCCAGAAATACCTCCATGACCTCGACAAGTGGAACGCGATTCCCGTCGAGCAACAGGAGAAGATCGTCGGGCGCGAGAAACTGTCGGACATCGAGCTGGACGAGGCAGCGAAGCCGAGCTTCGCGCACAACGTCCTCACCAACATCGAGGAGGACGGCGAGCAACTCCAGATCCTGCGCGACAACATGCCGTTCGGCGATGTCGGCAAGGGGGAGTTCGGCACCTATTTCATCGGTTACGCCCGCTCACCCACGCGGATCGAGCGGATGCTCGACAATATGTTCATCGGCCTGCCGCCCGGCAACTACGATCGCCTGCTCGATGTCAGCCGGGCCGTGACCGGCTCGCTCTATTTCGTGCCGTCGGCCGACTTTCTGGACGCCGTGACGCCGGGGCCGCCTGCGGCCGATGGCGACGATAGCAATGGCGATGAAGCGGTGGCTGCGCCGGCACCCACGGCTCCGACCCCGGAGGCTCCAACGGCATTGGACGGATCGCTCCGCATTGGATCACTCAAAGACGAGGCCGGACATGAATAACCTCCATCGCGAACTCGCCCCGATCTCAGACGCCGCCTGGGCACAGATCGAACAAGAGGCGACCCGAACCCTCAAGCGCTATCTGGCCGCGCGCCGCGTCGTGGACGTGCCGGACCCGAAGGGGGCTACGCTCGCGGCCGTGGGCACGGGCCACACCAAGCCGATCGATGCGCCGAGCGATGGCGTCCAGGCCGTGCGGCGTGCGGCCAATGCCGTAGTCGAACTGCGCGTGCCCTTCACGCTGACCCGCGCTGCGATCGACGATGTGGAGCGTGGCTCCGAAGATTCCGACTGGCAGCCGCTCAAGGAAGCTGCCCGCACGATCGCCTTTGCCGAAAATCGTGCGATCTTTGATGGCTATGCCGCTGCCGATATCGGCGGCATCCGTCCCGGCGCGAGCAACGAGCCGGTGCCGCTGCCCACGGCCGTCGCCGGATATCCCGCCATCGTCGCCCAAGCCGTCGACCGGTTGCGCCTTGCCGGGGTCGAGGGGCCTTATCGACTGGTGCTGGGCGATGATC
This genomic window contains:
- a CDS encoding excinuclease ABC subunit UvrA, producing the protein MSKDQEPQTTPGKERAPRSGFVQVRGARQNNLKNVDVDVPRDAFVVFTGISGSGKSSLAFGTLYAEAQRRYLESVAPYARRLIDQAGVPEVDAIDGLPPAVALQQQRGSANARSSVGSVTTLSSLVRMLYSRVGEYPRNQPMLYAEDFSPNTVAGACPTCHGIGRVYDATEETMVPDDTLTIRERAIAAWPPAWHGQNLRDILVSLGYDVDTPWRDLPKKDRDWILFTDETPTVPVYAGLTPEQTRVALKRRMEPSYQGTFTGARRYVLETFANTKSALMKKRVSQYIIGRDCPTCDGKRLKREALSVKFAGLDIAEFGDLTVLKLRDLLTPVAHGEYGGAAAAPKGHVLGKAARDAAVERRVAAGGSAHKAAPDVRRTPNLSDEKRVAAQRLASELLERLGPLIDLGLGYISLDRSTPTLSSGELQRLRLATQLSSQLFGVVYVLDEPSAGLHPADGEALLTILERLKAAGNSLFVVEHDLDVIRHAEWLVDVGPGAGEKGGEVLYSGPIAGLADVEASITRRYLFAEPVAHDRTPREAKAWLRLEGVTRNNLRGLDVELPIGCFTAVTGVSGSGKSSLVSQALPELVAEQLGGSPAAEEEDADPLLDVAQEETEGRIVAGMEHVRRLVRVDQKPIGRTPRSNLSTYSGLFDHVRKIFAGTPLAKKRRYSPGRFSFNVAEGRCPVCEGEGFVMVELLFLPSVYAPCSTCHGSRYNPQTLEVEWNGRNIAQVLELTVDEACDFFASEASVMRSLDVLREIGLGYLRLGQPATELSGGEAQRIKLATELQRAQRGNTIYILDEPTSGLHPSDADRLMRHLQGLVDVGNTVVVVEHDMRAIAQVDWVIDLGPGAGEEGGLIIASGVPSDVAEAEGSLTAPYLKAAL
- a CDS encoding Dyp-type peroxidase, producing the protein MPSTVAQDVTARSQAVDARLTRAAIFLVVSMGAGAKPEMAVRNLCAILSSLVRGVGFRAADGGLSCIMGIGSDAWDRLFGAPRPKELHPFREIHGVHHAPSTPGDLLFHIRAARQDLCFEMAAQIVKRLAGVASVTDEVHGFRYFDDRDLLGFVDGTENPVEQGARDATVIGAADDPVFAGGSYVIVQKYLHDLDKWNAIPVEQQEKIVGREKLSDIELDEAAKPSFAHNVLTNIEEDGEQLQILRDNMPFGDVGKGEFGTYFIGYARSPTRIERMLDNMFIGLPPGNYDRLLDVSRAVTGSLYFVPSADFLDAVTPGPPAADGDDSNGDEAVAAPAPTAPTPEAPTALDGSLRIGSLKDEAGHE
- a CDS encoding family 1 encapsulin nanocompartment shell protein, which gives rise to MNNLHRELAPISDAAWAQIEQEATRTLKRYLAARRVVDVPDPKGATLAAVGTGHTKPIDAPSDGVQAVRRAANAVVELRVPFTLTRAAIDDVERGSEDSDWQPLKEAARTIAFAENRAIFDGYAAADIGGIRPGASNEPVPLPTAVAGYPAIVAQAVDRLRLAGVEGPYRLVLGDDPFTAISGGSEEGYPVLQHINRLVDGDIIWAPGITGGVVLTTRGGDFELDLGQDLSIGYLSHTAEVVELYLQESFTFRLLTSEAAVSLPTAEASAQPA